The genomic segment CTTGCCGGAGTGGGTCGCCGCGACGTTTGGCGATACCTGATCAGTGAGCCTTCGACGCTGCGGGTTCCGGTGATGGCGCCTTTACCATGCCCTGTTCCCGTGGTGGGATACCCCGACACAGACCGTAGAATGCGTGGGAGGAGAGCAGGATGACGGATAAGATCAAGGTCGAACGGCACGGGCCGGTGACAGTGCTGCGGCTCGATGATGCCGAGACGATGAACGCGCTGACCTCTGCCATGGCGCTAGAGCTGCGTGACCTGCTGCAACACGAAGCACAGACAGCGCGGGCGATTGTCTTGGCGGGGTCGCCGCGCGCGTTCTCGGCGGGGGCGAACCTCAAGCAGGGGACGATCGAAAGTGGCAAAGAGCTTGACGCGGGTGCCGCGCTTGAAAATGCCTACAACCCGTTGATGATGACGCTTCGCGATCTGCCGGTGCCCGTGGTCTCTGCCGTGCAGGGGGCGGTCGCGGGTGTGGGCGCGTCGATTGCGCTGGCCTGTGATGTGATTGTCGCCGGTCGTGATGCCTATTTCCTTGAAGCCTTTGCGCGGATCGGGCTGATCCCCGATGGCGGGGCGACGTGGTTGCTGACACGCGCCGTGGGCCGCGTGCGCGCGATGGAGATGATGCTGCTGGCCGAGAAAATTCCCGCGCCGACGGCGTTTGACTGGGGGCTGGTGACGCGGCTGGTCGAGAATGACGCGGTTGACGCCACCGCGCTTGAGATCGCGATCAAACTGGCGAACGGGCCGGTGCGCAGCCTTGCCTTGATCCGCAAAGCCGCGTGGAGCGCTGCCGACACTGATTTTGACACCGCATTGGCGAACGAGCGCAAATGGCAGAAGGAAGCGGGGAATACCCCCGACTTCAAAGAGGGCGTGGCCGCGTTCCTCGAAAAACGGGCACCCCGCTTTAACGGGTGATCTGTTGTCGAAGGGGGCTGTGACCCCTCTGGTTCCTGCGGGTGTCGGTCCCGCGGGAACGAAATCATGATCTGTGCAGTTGTCGCCCTGAAGGGTTTTGATCATGTACCGCCACCTCATCGCCGCTGCTCTTTTGGTCGTTCTGGCTGCCTGCCAGTTACCGAAAGACCCCGAAAACACCACTGATACCGTGCAAGGTGCCGTGCTGAAGGTCGGCGCGTTGCAAGATCCTTTGCCGGATCAAGACCTGCAGGCGGTAACGTTGATCGCCGCGGCACTGGATGCCCAGATCGAATGGCATCGCGAGAACCCGCACCAGATGCTTGATGCGCTTGAGGGGGGTGATCTGCATCTGCTGGCGGGCGGGATACCGAAAGATTCACCGCTGACAGAGCATACGGGCATGACCAACCCCATCGGATATGTGACCGTCGGGGCCGACCGTCCCGAACGGGTCTTGCTGTTGCGGCGCGGCGAGAACCGGTTTCTCATGCGGTCCAATATGGCGCTGCGTCCGCTGACGCGGGAGGCGCAGGAATGAACCGCTACCCCCCGCTGCCGCAAGAGATCGCCGACAAAATCGCGAAAGCGCGTCGGCTGGAATGGTGGACGCTGTTCTGGCTGGTCACGATCATTTTCGTGATGTTTCTGGTCATGGGATCAAGTCAGGCGATGCAGGCGGCGTGGATCGAAGACACGTTATCGCTGTTGCCGCCGATCCTGTTCCTGATCGCCGCGCGGCTTGAACGGATGCCGCCAAGCCCGAAGTATCCCTTTGGCCTGCACCGCATTGGCACCCTGGCCTTTGCCCTCTCGGCGGCGGCGCTGACCTTGATGGGCGGTTATCTGGTGTATGACGCGGTGGTCACGTTGGTGCGGCAGGAACATCCCACCATCGGCAGTATCGAACTGTTTGGCACCGAGATCTGGATGGGCTGGTTGATGGTGGCGGCATTGGTCTATTCGATCATCCCGCCAGTGATCTTGGGGCGCAGGAAGCTGGCCATCGCGCCCGACATTCAGGACAAGGTGTTGCATGCGGATGCTGACATGAACGCCGCAGACTGGAAGACCGGCGTTGCGGGTATTCTGGGCATCATCGGTATCTCGATGGGGTTCTGGTGGGCCGATGCCGTGGCTGCGGGGTTGATCGGGTTGGACGTGCTGAAAGACGGTGGGCGCAATCTGCGTATCTCGGTCGCGGAGCTGTTGGACGGTGCGCCGCGCAAGCTTGGCTCTGCCGAGCGTCAAGATCTGGCGGATCGTGTTCAGAAAGGCATGGACGGCGCGCCCGTCGTCAAGCTGCGCGAGGCCGGACGCTATCTGCACGTGGTGATCGGTGACGACGACGAATTGCTGCCCGATGCGACGCGCGCGAAAGAGCTGGTTGGCGAGGATGACGCCTGGCGCGTGGTCACCCTGAGCGTGAAGCCCGAAAACTAGGCTGCCCCAGGACCGTTGGATTTTTTTCTACATTTATTCGCGTTTTCAGCGACGGAATTTTCAGGGCCCACGTTAAATGGCTTAATGACCTGATCTGGATAGTTGGAATAATGCGGAAATTTGTGAGTTTGCTGGTGGCCGTCGGGCTTTTGTTCGGGGCTTATGCCATCACCTTTGGCCTGCCCGGCACGGATGCCACAAGCGAGGCGGCGCAGCCTCAATCCGCGGCGGGTGGGCGCCCTGCAGGTGGCCCCCCTGGGGGCGGGCGTGCTCGGGGGGCGACGTCGGTGGTGACGACCGCGCTGGAACAACGCCCCTACGAGGTGACTTTATACGCGACCGGCACAGCATCCTCTTTGCGCAGTGCGGATGTGGTGACTGAAACCGCCGGTACAGTGGTCGAAACCCGGCTGACTGCGAACCGCGACGTTGAACAGGGCGAAGTCCTTGTGCGGTTGGATGCGCGGACCCAAGAGCTGAACCTTGAAATCGCGCGCGCCAATTTGCAGCAGGCGACCGATACGGTCGACCGCTATGACCGGCTGCGGGCCGGTGGCAACTCTACCATCACCGATGTCGCACAGTCAGAGGCGCGGGTGGCGCAGCAACTGGCCGATGCCGAAGTGGGTCTGGCCGAAGTCGCGCTGGAAGACCGCACCATTCGCGCGCCCATTTCGGGGCGTCTGGGGCTTAGCGAGGTTGAGGTCGGCGATATCCTTGGCGCGAATGACGTGATTGCAACGATTGACCAGACCGAAACGCTGGTGGTCGAATTCGAACTGCCCGAACGCGCCATTGGCGTGCTGGGGCAGGCGCATGAGGTGCTGGTCTCTACCTCTGCCTTTGTCGGTCGGTCGATCACCGGAGAGATCCTGTCATTCGACAGCCGGATCGATGCGGTCACGCGCTCGGTCACGGTGAAGGCCAAGAGCGACAATGCGCAACGCATCCTCTGGCCGGGCATGACCTTTGCGGTGCGCCTGCTGCATGAAAGCGAACCGCTGCCGGTCTTGCCGTCGACCGCGGTGACGTGGTCGCGTACGGGTGCGGCGGTTTGGGTCGATGACGGCGGGACGGCGGTGCGGGTGCCGATCACGATCCTTTACCGTAAAAACGAATTCGTCTGGGTCGAGGCCGACATCGCCGATGGCGCAATGGTCGTGACCGAAGGCGCGCAAAAACTGCGGGACGGGGCGAAAATCACCGCGGTCGGTGCCGAGACTGAAAAGGCACCGTCATGAGCGATACCCCTGCAAAGCCCCGTGGCGGGCTCGCCGATCTATTCGTCTCGCGGCCGATTTTCGGGATCGTCATCAACCTGCTGATCCTGATCGCAGGTCTGGCGGCGCTTGTGGCTGTCGACGTGCGGGAAATGCCCGACGTTGACCAGCCGGTTCTATCCGTGCGCACCACCTATGAAGGCGCGGTGCCCGCAACCGTCGACCGTGAGGTGACGCAGGTCCTTGAGGATGCCCTGAGCGCGCTTGAGGGGTTATCCTATATGGAATCCACCTCGACCACGGGGTCGAGCCGGATCACCATTGATCTGTCCGAAGGCACCGATGTCGATGTCGCGGCAAATGAGGCGCGCGAGATCGTTTCGTCCACATTGCGCGACCTGCCCGATGATATCGAGGATGATCCGACCGTGACCAAAAGCGACAGCAACGCGGATGCGATCATCCGGCTGGCGCTCATGGGCGACGCGAGCCTTGATGCGTTGACCGAGCTGGCCGAGGGCGTCGTCTATGACCGGCTGTCCACCATTGACGGCATTGCAGAGGTCACCCTGCGCGGCGAGCAACCCAACGAGTTCCGCGTGACGCTTGATATGCCCGCGCTGCTTAGTCGGGGGATGACCCTGTTCGATGTCTCTGACGCGCTGGCAGCGCTGCGCGATGACACGCCGCTGGGATCGCTGGATTCAGATGCGCAAACCTTGGCGCTGCGGGTCGGCAACGCGAATGTCACCGTTGATACCGTGGGCCAGATCCCGATTGATGCGAATACGCGCGTTTCTGACGTGGCGTTCGTGCGGCTGCTGCCGGAAGAGGACGCCGTGCTGACCCGCGTGAACGGGCAAACCGCCGTCGGCATGGACATCACGCGGCAATCCGTGGGCAACACGCTGTCGATCTCGGAAGATGTGGCCGTTGCGGTGACTGATCTGCAATCGGCGCTGCCCGACGGCGTTCGGCTTTTCGTGACCTCTGACGACGGGACATTCATCAGGGGATCCTTGACCGAGGTGATGAAATCCATCGCTTTGGCGACGGGGATTGTGGTTGTGGTGATCTTTGCCTTTCTACGTTCCCCCCGTGCGGTGATGATCCCGGCGGTGACCATTCCGGTGTCGCTGGTGGGCACGGTCGCCGCGATCTGGCTGACGGGGTTCTCGGTCAATACCATCAGCCTGCTGGCGCTGGTGCTGGCGACGGGGATGGTGGTGGATGACGCGATTGTCGTGATCGAGAATATCGTGCGCAAACGTAAACAGGGGATGGGGGCCTTTGCTGCCGCCGCGGCGGGCACGAACGAGGTGTTCTTTGCCGTCATCTCTACCACCGCGACGCTGGCGGCGGTGTTTATCCCGATCTCTTTCCTGCCCGGTCAGGCCGGTGGGGTGTTCAGCGAATTCGGCTTTGTGCTGGCCTTTGCTGTCACGCTGTCGTCCATCACCGCGCTGACGCTGGCACCGGTTCTGGCGGCCTTTCTTGATCCGGGGAAATCCGCGCTCGAGGCAACGGCAAAGCCGCAAGGCTGGGCCGGGCGGATGTTTGACACGGTGATGGACAAAGCCATTCGCATGCCGTTGGTGGTGCTGGGGGCGGCGGGGGCCTTTGTGATCGTGGCGGCGGGGGCGGCGGGCACTTTGCCTTCTGCCATCACGCCCGACGAGGATCGCGGGTTCTTTCTGGTACAGGCGCGCGGCGCCTCTGACACCACGATCGACTACCTTGATACCCAGGTTGATCAGATCGAAGAGATCCTGACCCCCTATCAGGAAAGCGGCGAGGTCACCTCGGTTCAAAGCATCGTTGGCGTCGGCGGTGGCACCAGCGCCTTCATCATCGTGCGGCTCGATGACTGGAGCAATCGTGACCGCAGCCAATCCGCACTGGTCGCCGAGATCAGCGGCAAGCTGGCGCGGGTGCCCGGCGTTCAGGCCAGTGCGCGGGGGACCAACAGCCTCAATATCCGCGGCGGCGGGCAGGGCTTGCAATTCGCGGTGACGGGCAAGGACATCGCGGCGATGACCACGGCAACCGAGGCTTTGGTCGCGGCGATGGCGCAGGATGAGGCGTTTTTGAACCCGCAACTTTCCAACGACGCGGTGCAGGCGCAATACGAGGTCCGCGTTGATCCCGAAATGGCGAGCGTCTTTGGCCTGACAGAGGCCGAGATCACCCAGACCATCGGCGCAATGACCCAAGGCAAGGTCGCCGTCACCGTCTTTGCGGACGAGATCGAGACGGATGTGAATGTCGTCCCCGGTGGCCCGCCGATTGATGACCCGTCTGATCTTGATAACATCCAGCTGCAGTTGCCGGGGGGTGCCTATGTGCCCCTGTCCGCGGCGGCAGAGCTGGTGCCCGTGGTCAGTCAATCTACGCTGGAACGGCAGGGCGGGTCGCTGGCGGTGTCGGCGCAGGCGAACCTGAACGACGGTATCGATCTTAGCGTCGCGATGACCCGTCTGACGGCGATTGCTGATAGCGTGCTGCCCGACGGGATGGGGATCATCTTTACCGGCGAGGCGGCGACACTGAGCGACAGCCAGACAGAGATGTATATGGTGTTCGGCGTCGCGTTGGTGGTGGTCTTCCTTGTGCTGGCCGCGCAGTTCGAAAGCATCGCCAGCGCTGTCGTCATCATGCTGACCGTGCCCTTTGGTCTGGCGGCGGCGCTTTTCGCGATCTCGCTCAGCGGTGGATCGTTGAACTACTACAGTCAGATCGGGCTGGTGATGCTGATCGGGGTGATGGCGAAGAATGGTATCCTGATCGTCGAATTTGCCAACCAGTTGCGCGAGGCGGGGCAGGATATCGACAGCGCCATCCGGGACGCGCTGCGTCTGCGGATCCGTCCGGTGATGATGACGATGGTATCGACCGTCTTTGGCGGCTTGCCGTTGATCCTGACCTCGGGGGCGGGGGCCGAAGCGCGCATCGCCGTGGGCTGGGTGATCGTGGGCGGGCTTGGGTTTGCCACCATCTTCACCCTGTTCCTCACGCCAGTCTTCTACCGCTATGTGGCGGTCTGGGGGGCAGAGCCGGGGATGGCATCAAAACGTCTGACCCGCGAGGCGGCGGTCTGACGAAAACCGCGGGGCCGGTCGCAAAGAACCGGCCCCGCGTTGGTCTGCTTCTGGCGGTGCGAGACGGGTGTTCGCCCCTTCGCCCCGCAGCAATCAGTCGATATGGGTGACCAGCGTTTCCGCCGACTTGCGTACCTTTTTCATCGGGGCCAGCCAGTCGGATTCCGCGTCGCGGTAGCCCAGAGGCAGCAGGATCACCGACCGCAGGCCGCGCTCTTTAAGGCCCAGAATCTCGTCTACCTTCGCTGGGTCGAAACCCTCCATCGGGGTGCTGTCGACCTCTTGTTCAGCGGCGGCAACCAGTGCCACCCCAAGCGCGATATAGGCCTGACGCGCGGCATGGGCGTAGTTTACCTCGGCATCGCGGGGCAGGTAGTTGTTTTTCAGGTTCTCGTAATAGGCGCTGAGCAAGGGCAGGTCGCCACGGGCTTCGACATTCAGATCGGTGACCGCGTCTATGCGGTCTTTGGTGTAGTTATCCCACGCCGCGAACACCAGCAGATGTGACCCTTCGGTGATCTGGGTCTGGTCGCTGGCGGCTTTCTGGATCTGCGCCAGCTTGTCGGAGTTGGTCACGACCAGCAGCTCGAAGGGCTGGGTGCCGCTTGAGGTGGGGGTCATGCGGATGGCTTCGACGATGGTGTCGACTTTGTCCTGAGGGACTTTCTTGGACGGGTCCATCTTCTTGGTCGCATAGCGCCAGTTCAACTGCTCTAATAGGGTGCTGGTCATCGTGATCATCCTGTTTTTGGCCCCTCGGGGCGGCGTGTGTACCGGCGCGATGTAGGAATCCCCGCGCCCCAACACAAGGAGACCGGCGCACTTCGCACCGGTCCCTGTTGGTGTT from the Sulfitobacter pontiacus genome contains:
- a CDS encoding enoyl-CoA hydratase is translated as MYRHLIAAALLVVLAACQLPKDPENTTDTVQGAVLKVGALQDPLPDQDLQAVTLIAAALDAQIEWHRENPHQMLDALEGGDLHLLAGGIPKDSPLTEHTGMTNPIGYVTVGADRPERVLLLRRGENRFLMRSNMALRPLTREAQE
- a CDS encoding NAD(P)H-dependent oxidoreductase translates to MITMTSTLLEQLNWRYATKKMDPSKKVPQDKVDTIVEAIRMTPTSSGTQPFELLVVTNSDKLAQIQKAASDQTQITEGSHLLVFAAWDNYTKDRIDAVTDLNVEARGDLPLLSAYYENLKNNYLPRDAEVNYAHAARQAYIALGVALVAAAEQEVDSTPMEGFDPAKVDEILGLKERGLRSVILLPLGYRDAESDWLAPMKKVRKSAETLVTHID
- a CDS encoding efflux RND transporter permease subunit, with translation MSDTPAKPRGGLADLFVSRPIFGIVINLLILIAGLAALVAVDVREMPDVDQPVLSVRTTYEGAVPATVDREVTQVLEDALSALEGLSYMESTSTTGSSRITIDLSEGTDVDVAANEAREIVSSTLRDLPDDIEDDPTVTKSDSNADAIIRLALMGDASLDALTELAEGVVYDRLSTIDGIAEVTLRGEQPNEFRVTLDMPALLSRGMTLFDVSDALAALRDDTPLGSLDSDAQTLALRVGNANVTVDTVGQIPIDANTRVSDVAFVRLLPEEDAVLTRVNGQTAVGMDITRQSVGNTLSISEDVAVAVTDLQSALPDGVRLFVTSDDGTFIRGSLTEVMKSIALATGIVVVVIFAFLRSPRAVMIPAVTIPVSLVGTVAAIWLTGFSVNTISLLALVLATGMVVDDAIVVIENIVRKRKQGMGAFAAAAAGTNEVFFAVISTTATLAAVFIPISFLPGQAGGVFSEFGFVLAFAVTLSSITALTLAPVLAAFLDPGKSALEATAKPQGWAGRMFDTVMDKAIRMPLVVLGAAGAFVIVAAGAAGTLPSAITPDEDRGFFLVQARGASDTTIDYLDTQVDQIEEILTPYQESGEVTSVQSIVGVGGGTSAFIIVRLDDWSNRDRSQSALVAEISGKLARVPGVQASARGTNSLNIRGGGQGLQFAVTGKDIAAMTTATEALVAAMAQDEAFLNPQLSNDAVQAQYEVRVDPEMASVFGLTEAEITQTIGAMTQGKVAVTVFADEIETDVNVVPGGPPIDDPSDLDNIQLQLPGGAYVPLSAAAELVPVVSQSTLERQGGSLAVSAQANLNDGIDLSVAMTRLTAIADSVLPDGMGIIFTGEAATLSDSQTEMYMVFGVALVVVFLVLAAQFESIASAVVIMLTVPFGLAAALFAISLSGGSLNYYSQIGLVMLIGVMAKNGILIVEFANQLREAGQDIDSAIRDALRLRIRPVMMTMVSTVFGGLPLILTSGAGAEARIAVGWVIVGGLGFATIFTLFLTPVFYRYVAVWGAEPGMASKRLTREAAV
- a CDS encoding cation transporter; protein product: MNRYPPLPQEIADKIAKARRLEWWTLFWLVTIIFVMFLVMGSSQAMQAAWIEDTLSLLPPILFLIAARLERMPPSPKYPFGLHRIGTLAFALSAAALTLMGGYLVYDAVVTLVRQEHPTIGSIELFGTEIWMGWLMVAALVYSIIPPVILGRRKLAIAPDIQDKVLHADADMNAADWKTGVAGILGIIGISMGFWWADAVAAGLIGLDVLKDGGRNLRISVAELLDGAPRKLGSAERQDLADRVQKGMDGAPVVKLREAGRYLHVVIGDDDELLPDATRAKELVGEDDAWRVVTLSVKPEN
- a CDS encoding efflux RND transporter periplasmic adaptor subunit, with the translated sequence MRKFVSLLVAVGLLFGAYAITFGLPGTDATSEAAQPQSAAGGRPAGGPPGGGRARGATSVVTTALEQRPYEVTLYATGTASSLRSADVVTETAGTVVETRLTANRDVEQGEVLVRLDARTQELNLEIARANLQQATDTVDRYDRLRAGGNSTITDVAQSEARVAQQLADAEVGLAEVALEDRTIRAPISGRLGLSEVEVGDILGANDVIATIDQTETLVVEFELPERAIGVLGQAHEVLVSTSAFVGRSITGEILSFDSRIDAVTRSVTVKAKSDNAQRILWPGMTFAVRLLHESEPLPVLPSTAVTWSRTGAAVWVDDGGTAVRVPITILYRKNEFVWVEADIADGAMVVTEGAQKLRDGAKITAVGAETEKAPS
- a CDS encoding enoyl-CoA hydratase-related protein codes for the protein MTDKIKVERHGPVTVLRLDDAETMNALTSAMALELRDLLQHEAQTARAIVLAGSPRAFSAGANLKQGTIESGKELDAGAALENAYNPLMMTLRDLPVPVVSAVQGAVAGVGASIALACDVIVAGRDAYFLEAFARIGLIPDGGATWLLTRAVGRVRAMEMMLLAEKIPAPTAFDWGLVTRLVENDAVDATALEIAIKLANGPVRSLALIRKAAWSAADTDFDTALANERKWQKEAGNTPDFKEGVAAFLEKRAPRFNG